GTGTTGGGTTCGTTCGCGTTCACCACGACGCCACCCTTTATCACCAACGACGCACTGCTGACCTCGGCCAGCGCACTCCCCTACCAGCTCTACGCGACGATCACCGCGGGCGTCGGCGCGACCGACGTCGAGGCGTTCGGGTGGGGAACGGCGCTGGTCTTGCTGCTCGTCGTGCTCTCTTTCTATGCCATCGGGATCGCGACGCGGGCGTACTTTCGGAGGAAACTACGCTATGAGTGAAACAGAGAACCAACCACGACCCGACACTGCGACGAACGGGACCGACCGAACCGACCAGGCTGACCGAACCGACCGAACGGACAGCACAGCAACCGATACGCGGCCATCGGGACGGCAAACGACGGCCGGCGAGACCGAAGAGACGGTCCACGACGAGTGGGTCGAGTACGACTACGCCGGTGCGGCGAAGGTCACTACCACGGATCTCAACGTCCACTACGGCGACGATCGCGCGATCGAGGACATCTCGATCGAGATCCCCGAGCAGAGCGTGACCGCGCTGATCGGGCCGTCGGGCTGCGGGAAATCGACGTTCCTCCGGTGTCTGAATCGGATGAACGATCGCATCCGTGCCGCGGCGATCGACGGCTCGGTCACGGTCGACGGCGAGGAGATCTACCGCGACGGAGCGAACCTCGTCGAGCTGCGAAAGCGCGTCGGGATGGTGTTCCAACAGCCGAACCCGTTCCCGAAGTCGATCCGGGACAACGTCGTCTACGGCCCGCGAAAACACGGCGATATCAAAACAGGACTTCTCTCGCGGCTGTTCGGTCGGGACACGAACGAGAAGGAAGACGAGATCGTCGAACGGTCGCTCCGGCAGGCGGCGATTTGGGACGAAGTCGAAGATCGACTTGACGACAACGCGCTCGGACTGTCGGGCGGCCAACAGCAGCGTCTCTGTATCGCACGGTGTCTCGCAGTCGATCCCGAAGTCATCCTGATGGACGAGCCCGCGAGCGCGCTTGACCCCATCGCGACCTCGAAGATCGAGGACCTCATCGAGGATCTCGCCGAGGAGTACACCGTGGTGATCGTCACCCACAACATGCAGCAA
The genomic region above belongs to Halococcus salifodinae DSM 8989 and contains:
- the pstB gene encoding phosphate ABC transporter ATP-binding protein PstB, with amino-acid sequence MSETENQPRPDTATNGTDRTDQADRTDRTDSTATDTRPSGRQTTAGETEETVHDEWVEYDYAGAAKVTTTDLNVHYGDDRAIEDISIEIPEQSVTALIGPSGCGKSTFLRCLNRMNDRIRAAAIDGSVTVDGEEIYRDGANLVELRKRVGMVFQQPNPFPKSIRDNVVYGPRKHGDIKTGLLSRLFGRDTNEKEDEIVERSLRQAAIWDEVEDRLDDNALGLSGGQQQRLCIARCLAVDPEVILMDEPASALDPIATSKIEDLIEDLAEEYTVVIVTHNMQQAARISDQTAVFLTGGELVEYGDTNQIFENPESQRVEDYITGKFG